A window of the Tropheryma whipplei str. Twist genome harbors these coding sequences:
- the infB gene encoding translation initiation factor IF-2, which yields MGVGLCGRGIVAKPRLYEVASDLGTDSKTLMGILREMGEFVKSPSSALEPPVVRKLAKAFAEKYPDKVEEKKEHTPPAPVVETPKAPPPLPRPIIRHAVRGVPSGAPRPGNNPYAPRQGMGQLATPGPATKRPVKFKAEGDKKPASTHRRVPAPLPQKRTPLRGRGAPGAFGRGNKPKSRKSKTLKRQEFEMRDAPVIGGVTIPRGDGRVIRLMQGASVTDFAEKIDVLPANLLSVLFHLGEMATATESLDEATFEILAEEIGYKVQIVSPDDEDRALLESFSVNLAAEHAEDSELDLAIRPPVVTIMGHVDHGKTLLLDTIRNTNTLAEESGGITQHIGAYQVSVGDRFVTFIDTPGHEAFTAMRARGAKVTDIAVLVVAADDGIMPQTIEALDHARSADVPIVVAVNKIDKEGANPAKIRQQMTEFDVIPEEYGGDVMFIDISAKTGQGVDALLEAILLTADAALELRANPDRTARGVTIEAKLDAGRGAVATVLVQSGTLRVGDRVVTGCAYGRVRAMVDENGLPVESAPPSRPVRVQGLSSVPKAGDSFIVVAEDRQARQIAEKREANERNAQLAKSRKRVSLEDFTRAIQEGRVQSLNMIIKGDVSGAVEALEESLSKLDVGEEVSLRIIHRGVGAITESDVNLATVDNAVVIGFNVRPDRKARDRAAREGVDVRFYSVIYDAIEDIEKSLKGLLKPELEERKLGLAIVKEVFHSSRVGTIAGCSVESGSITRNAKARLIRDGVVVVNDLTVTSLRRFKDDVTEVKSGFECGVGLGSCDDIRIGDEIETIQIVEKPRA from the coding sequence TTGGGTGTGGGCCTATGCGGGAGGGGTATAGTGGCAAAGCCGCGCTTGTATGAGGTGGCCAGTGACTTGGGTACCGATAGCAAGACCCTTATGGGTATTTTGCGTGAGATGGGTGAGTTTGTTAAGAGTCCATCTTCCGCCTTGGAGCCACCCGTTGTGCGCAAGCTCGCAAAAGCTTTTGCCGAGAAGTATCCCGATAAAGTTGAAGAAAAGAAAGAGCATACACCTCCTGCACCTGTAGTGGAGACGCCCAAGGCTCCGCCCCCGTTACCTCGTCCGATTATTCGGCATGCTGTTCGCGGTGTGCCGTCTGGTGCGCCTCGTCCGGGTAATAATCCGTATGCTCCTCGCCAAGGCATGGGTCAGCTTGCTACGCCTGGCCCTGCGACCAAGAGGCCCGTAAAGTTTAAGGCAGAAGGTGACAAAAAACCTGCTTCAACGCATAGACGTGTTCCTGCCCCATTGCCTCAGAAGCGTACACCCCTGCGCGGGCGTGGTGCCCCCGGGGCATTTGGCCGAGGTAATAAGCCAAAGTCGCGCAAGTCCAAAACTCTCAAGAGGCAGGAGTTTGAGATGCGCGATGCGCCTGTTATTGGCGGGGTGACAATTCCACGCGGTGACGGGCGGGTGATACGCCTCATGCAGGGTGCATCTGTAACGGATTTTGCAGAAAAAATAGATGTTCTTCCGGCCAATCTATTGTCTGTTTTGTTTCACCTAGGTGAGATGGCGACTGCGACGGAATCGCTGGATGAGGCAACTTTTGAGATCTTGGCTGAGGAAATTGGCTACAAGGTGCAGATAGTTTCCCCGGATGATGAGGACCGCGCACTGCTTGAGTCATTTTCTGTCAATCTGGCCGCAGAACACGCAGAAGACAGTGAGCTCGATCTTGCCATTCGCCCCCCCGTTGTAACTATCATGGGGCACGTTGATCATGGAAAGACGCTTTTGCTCGATACGATCCGCAATACGAATACGCTTGCTGAAGAATCTGGTGGTATCACTCAGCATATTGGCGCTTATCAAGTGTCTGTTGGTGATCGATTTGTAACATTTATTGACACCCCCGGACATGAGGCGTTTACAGCGATGCGTGCACGTGGTGCCAAAGTGACCGACATAGCGGTTTTGGTTGTTGCGGCGGATGACGGCATTATGCCACAAACGATAGAGGCCCTTGACCACGCTCGCTCTGCTGATGTTCCGATTGTTGTTGCGGTTAACAAGATAGACAAAGAAGGTGCCAATCCGGCTAAAATCCGACAGCAAATGACCGAGTTTGATGTTATCCCAGAAGAGTACGGTGGTGATGTCATGTTCATTGATATATCTGCAAAAACCGGTCAGGGTGTTGATGCCCTTCTTGAGGCGATTCTATTAACGGCGGATGCAGCACTTGAACTAAGAGCTAATCCGGATCGTACTGCACGTGGTGTTACGATTGAGGCAAAACTCGATGCTGGTCGCGGTGCCGTTGCAACCGTTTTGGTGCAATCTGGTACTTTGCGTGTGGGTGACCGGGTTGTTACCGGGTGTGCTTATGGCCGTGTTCGTGCAATGGTTGATGAGAATGGTCTGCCTGTTGAAAGTGCGCCTCCGTCACGACCTGTGCGTGTGCAAGGACTCTCTTCTGTACCAAAAGCCGGTGATAGTTTTATAGTCGTGGCAGAAGACAGACAGGCACGACAAATAGCCGAGAAACGTGAGGCTAATGAGCGAAATGCCCAACTTGCTAAATCTCGCAAGCGTGTCAGCCTTGAGGACTTTACTCGCGCCATCCAAGAAGGTAGAGTTCAGTCGCTGAATATGATTATAAAAGGCGATGTTTCTGGAGCGGTTGAAGCATTGGAGGAATCCCTTTCAAAACTTGACGTTGGTGAGGAAGTATCTTTGAGGATTATTCATAGGGGAGTTGGTGCAATAACGGAGTCAGATGTAAATTTGGCAACAGTAGACAATGCAGTTGTTATAGGCTTCAATGTGCGACCTGACAGAAAGGCCAGGGATAGGGCTGCACGAGAGGGTGTTGACGTAAGATTCTATTCGGTTATCTATGACGCAATCGAAGATATTGAAAAATCCCTGAAAGGTCTTCTGAAACCAGAACTTGAAGAGCGTAAATTGGGCCTTGCAATCGTCAAAGAGGTATTCCACTCGAGTCGTGTGGGTACTATAGCTGGCTGCAGTGTTGAGTCTGGCAGTATCACAAGAAATGCAAAGGCTCGTCTTATTCGCGATGGCGTGGTTGTGGTAAACGATCTTACTGTGACTTCTCTCAGGCGGTTTAAGGATGACGTAACCGAAGTGAAGTCTGGGTTCGAGTGCGGTGTCGGCCTTGGGTCATGTGATGACATTCGGATTGGTGATGAAATAGAGACGATTCAGATTGTTGAAAAGCCACGTGCGTGA
- the rbfA gene encoding 30S ribosome-binding factor RbfA: MDRVKEFAMKDQIRAHRMAGRIRHLISRQIETKLRDQLGLVTITEVQVTGDLHHAKVFVTVYGTKDEAQTALKILEDNRANFRRSLGVLKVRFVPTVEFELDRLFEDAGIMDELIQRARESDKRIAAGASGPIDNDATALMDKVVDQEARNPDSWHTAPTSSSHTAGLCLVRASSPIACNIDSTTLCKPRTPGPGL; this comes from the coding sequence GTGGACCGTGTTAAAGAATTTGCTATGAAGGATCAAATTCGCGCCCACAGGATGGCAGGCAGAATTCGTCATCTCATCTCCAGACAAATTGAAACGAAGCTGCGTGATCAGTTGGGTTTAGTTACTATAACTGAAGTGCAGGTAACAGGGGATTTGCATCACGCCAAAGTATTTGTCACTGTGTATGGCACGAAAGATGAAGCACAAACGGCCCTCAAGATTTTAGAGGATAACAGGGCTAACTTTCGCAGGTCACTTGGGGTTTTAAAGGTTAGATTCGTACCAACAGTTGAGTTTGAACTTGATCGCTTATTTGAAGATGCTGGGATTATGGATGAACTGATTCAGCGCGCGCGTGAGTCGGATAAGCGCATAGCTGCGGGTGCTTCAGGGCCAATTGATAATGATGCAACCGCCCTAATGGATAAAGTTGTAGATCAGGAGGCACGTAATCCCGATTCATGGCATACTGCGCCCACATCTTCATCGCACACCGCGGGTCTTTGCCTTGTGCGCGCAAGCTCACCGATTGCCTGTAATATCGACTCGACGACCTTATGTAAGCCGCGTACTCCAGGGCCGGGGCTGTGA
- a CDS encoding glycosyltransferase, whose amino-acid sequence MKETCVIVLDCYDKQNIEETISSLEAIGNSSDVYLVSPSGTSIPGIKTLKGSQVQVINSFIHKKQYEFYAFITAGSFPAQDWLDCALKSFDNRTGVVASRIDIKNPLTTEVAESKTCVLPDASSSHNHILQSPGSAQTSALCPCRYDFSYTGGVFEWLKTFLSGKLCARNNCREVFFGSFAGLVMRGDAFIQAKGFDFEGPISDIDLFWRINLLGWKVAYEENSRVALSLINFINNERELALNSPVYSSIAGPIRAKASNALCVIYKNLASETMHTGFIPAMHLLSVLAEVDTLPRSESAMPPRLQCEHEQLSTHAARKHDAHAVHASESLSGKCDAVFLKTPVNSFVDNIVAIERKRQEVQKTRVIPDHNLFRLIQVSQEHSAVLKVFGSEVIRRTRVLVITPDRVGRSMAGPAIRAWNISEVLSRLYEVRLVSSVPSESLDAPFEIFYIGNNQRQMAIHEKWADVIVFQGHILSQFPLLRRTKKFLIADVYDPMHLEQLEQAKNSPIEVWRAQFEGAASALEQQFLLADYFVCASERQRHFYLGQLMSAGKVSVEHYQEDPHLRNLIDVVPFGLSSVSPKKTRVCLRGVYPGIAENDKILIWAGGIYNWFDTETLIMAVADLSQRRDSVRLFFQGTKHPNPAVPEMSVVAQSRSLAQACNILDKYVFFNDTWVDYDDRQNYLLESDAGVTTHFDHVETTFSFRTRVLDYLWAGLPMVITDGDVFAQYVKEYNLGLVVEQGNVRSLADALEKILFDQDFILACKRNIEEFRRRFFWEEVLRPLIRRIDVPHTFKVDTRTKRDRKRIDNMPWGSRRNLALVRYYYRAGGVKMVFRKIVDRIRFLFGSR is encoded by the coding sequence TTGAAAGAAACATGTGTTATTGTCCTTGACTGCTATGACAAGCAGAATATCGAGGAAACTATATCGTCTCTTGAAGCAATTGGTAATTCTAGTGATGTATATCTTGTTTCACCCTCTGGCACTAGTATTCCAGGTATAAAAACCCTGAAAGGCTCGCAAGTTCAGGTAATTAATTCCTTTATACACAAAAAACAATATGAGTTTTACGCGTTTATAACGGCCGGCAGCTTCCCTGCACAAGATTGGCTCGATTGTGCATTAAAATCCTTCGACAACCGAACGGGTGTTGTTGCGTCAAGGATTGATATAAAAAATCCTCTTACCACTGAAGTTGCAGAATCAAAGACCTGCGTGTTACCTGATGCATCGTCTTCACATAATCACATATTACAAAGCCCAGGGTCAGCACAGACCAGCGCGTTATGCCCTTGTCGGTATGATTTTTCGTATACGGGTGGCGTATTCGAGTGGCTTAAGACATTTTTATCCGGCAAACTGTGTGCACGAAATAATTGCAGAGAGGTTTTTTTTGGGTCATTTGCCGGACTTGTAATGCGCGGCGATGCATTTATTCAGGCAAAAGGCTTTGACTTTGAGGGGCCAATATCTGATATTGACCTGTTTTGGAGAATAAATCTTCTGGGCTGGAAAGTTGCTTACGAGGAGAACAGCAGAGTTGCACTTTCCCTCATTAACTTCATTAACAATGAACGTGAATTAGCTCTTAATTCGCCGGTTTATTCCTCAATTGCAGGACCCATAAGGGCGAAAGCATCAAATGCTCTTTGTGTAATATACAAGAATTTGGCAAGCGAAACCATGCATACAGGGTTTATTCCAGCGATGCATTTGCTTTCTGTTTTGGCTGAAGTAGATACCCTTCCGCGGTCAGAATCAGCAATGCCCCCGCGCTTACAGTGTGAACATGAACAACTATCAACACACGCAGCACGGAAGCATGACGCCCATGCTGTTCATGCCAGCGAGTCTCTATCAGGCAAATGCGATGCGGTCTTTCTAAAAACACCTGTAAATTCCTTTGTTGACAATATTGTCGCCATTGAACGTAAAAGACAAGAAGTGCAAAAGACCCGGGTAATTCCAGACCACAATCTTTTTCGACTTATTCAGGTATCGCAAGAACATAGTGCGGTGTTGAAGGTTTTTGGATCTGAGGTGATTCGCCGCACGCGGGTTCTTGTCATAACACCTGACAGGGTCGGGAGATCTATGGCTGGTCCCGCTATCAGGGCTTGGAATATCTCAGAGGTTCTCTCGAGATTATATGAAGTGCGGCTTGTGTCAAGCGTACCTTCGGAGTCTCTCGATGCACCCTTTGAGATTTTCTATATCGGTAATAATCAGAGGCAAATGGCTATTCATGAAAAATGGGCAGATGTAATAGTTTTCCAGGGCCATATCCTTTCGCAATTTCCGTTGCTTAGAAGAACAAAAAAGTTCCTGATTGCTGATGTGTATGACCCAATGCATTTAGAGCAACTTGAGCAGGCAAAAAATTCTCCAATTGAAGTTTGGCGCGCTCAGTTTGAAGGCGCTGCAAGCGCCCTTGAGCAGCAGTTTCTTTTGGCAGATTATTTTGTCTGCGCTTCAGAAAGGCAGCGCCACTTCTATCTTGGCCAACTTATGAGCGCTGGGAAAGTGTCTGTTGAGCATTATCAGGAAGATCCACATCTGCGAAATCTAATTGATGTTGTTCCATTTGGATTAAGTTCAGTCTCTCCAAAGAAAACACGTGTATGCTTGCGGGGGGTTTATCCTGGCATCGCCGAAAACGACAAAATACTTATTTGGGCCGGTGGAATATACAACTGGTTTGATACCGAGACTCTCATAATGGCTGTTGCAGATCTGAGTCAGCGCCGAGATTCCGTCCGGCTATTTTTCCAAGGGACGAAGCATCCAAATCCTGCTGTTCCGGAAATGAGTGTTGTTGCCCAATCCCGTAGTCTTGCGCAAGCTTGCAATATTTTGGATAAATATGTTTTTTTCAATGACACTTGGGTTGATTACGATGATAGGCAGAACTATCTTTTGGAGTCAGATGCGGGGGTAACCACTCATTTCGACCACGTTGAAACGACTTTTTCCTTCAGAACCAGAGTGTTGGATTATCTATGGGCCGGCCTTCCAATGGTCATTACAGATGGAGATGTATTTGCCCAGTATGTCAAAGAGTACAATCTCGGCTTAGTTGTTGAGCAAGGGAACGTGCGTTCCCTTGCTGATGCCTTGGAAAAGATTCTTTTTGATCAAGACTTTATTCTTGCCTGTAAGAGAAATATAGAGGAGTTTAGACGTCGATTTTTTTGGGAGGAAGTTTTAAGACCGCTTATCAGGAGAATTGATGTGCCACATACCTTTAAGGTTGATACGCGTACAAAGCGTGACAGAAAGCGCATTGACAATATGCCTTGGGGGAGTAGGCGTAACCTGGCCCTTGTGCGTTACTACTACAGAGCTGGTGGAGTCAAGATGGTCTTTCGCAAAATTGTAGACAGGATTAGATTTTTATTTGGGAGTAGATAG
- the metE gene encoding 5-methyltetrahydropteroyltriglutamate--homocysteine S-methyltransferase yields the protein MLFGTILGYPRLGPRRELRDYLYSYWQGKISEEVLEEKTRLLREETHRRLILLGLSAENYSIPESFSYYDHVLDAAVHVGAVPSRFSWLLNDGIVDLNAYFTLARGDRSLAPLESLRYFGSSYHYLVPEIDGNTHFALTSHRVITQFEQAKQAGVNVRPTILGPVSLLMMSRSHGPNAINPIERLQDLVPVYSELFEKLYNSGCKFVQVDEPAVTHNTFGIQKSQELLVDAYKFLSSRKLRPEILVAMSYGNAADQVDALATTGVEAMAFNLIDGAVPFANPSLADKALFGGVIDGRNIWRGDLAAAYYKLERLRELSGNVVASTSASLFHLPLSLDTEDLGDHLKEWLAFADEKVRQVMILARGLEYGVGCIYEHLDSAANSLSDRMTTPGVRVEEVRQALQDLGESDFCRPPREQQQGCNHASLPILPMVGIGEFSDGTPFVNNDGIPNNNPQAAISFQEDLDILAVQRLGDIDPIQRFASRMHGFAITHNGWVQSIGPHSVCPPILWGDVSRITPMSSWIEYTQTLTEKSVKPVLPGPLTLLMSCFVREDQPFQETAQQIAIAIRDDIADLQRSGIRAIQIDEPALEEFLSIYDNARYCAPQVFRLATSSAKPEVQIHLHLRPPNLVETIDIINDLDVDVISAEIVPYTFGLPAQKCLMEIRRRIPLCLYFHDANFSRMPSVDECRYLIDTLVRDVDGATLAKQFDDMHIAGFTAGCAFTAINPRDICVPRADDAGIPSLGSGADHALERQKATYIPGGIHNLWIGLIYSHSGYNAFVYDSAYMRDIYIGNELQFVKNMTQAVLLLRKEFTSPQKALSA from the coding sequence ATGTTATTCGGGACCATTCTCGGTTATCCCAGATTGGGTCCGCGAAGAGAGTTGAGAGATTATCTTTATTCCTATTGGCAGGGAAAAATATCCGAAGAAGTTCTCGAGGAAAAAACCCGTCTACTCCGCGAGGAAACGCATCGAAGATTAATTCTCCTCGGCCTTTCTGCCGAGAATTATTCTATCCCAGAATCGTTCTCGTACTACGATCATGTTCTGGATGCTGCGGTTCATGTTGGAGCTGTGCCAAGTCGTTTTTCATGGCTTTTGAATGATGGAATAGTTGATCTAAATGCGTATTTCACCCTTGCCAGGGGTGATCGCTCGCTTGCCCCTCTTGAATCCTTAAGGTACTTTGGGTCAAGTTATCACTATCTAGTTCCTGAGATTGATGGCAATACACATTTCGCACTTACCTCACACAGGGTTATTACGCAGTTTGAACAGGCAAAACAGGCCGGGGTAAATGTTAGGCCAACCATTCTTGGACCCGTTTCACTTCTTATGATGTCTAGGTCTCACGGTCCTAATGCAATTAATCCGATTGAGCGCTTGCAAGATCTTGTGCCCGTTTATTCGGAATTGTTTGAAAAACTTTATAATTCTGGCTGCAAATTTGTCCAAGTCGATGAGCCGGCTGTGACTCACAACACCTTCGGTATACAAAAATCCCAGGAGCTCCTTGTTGATGCGTATAAATTCTTGTCATCGCGGAAACTACGCCCAGAGATTCTCGTTGCAATGTCTTATGGAAATGCTGCTGATCAGGTTGATGCATTAGCTACGACTGGCGTAGAGGCTATGGCATTTAACCTTATTGATGGAGCTGTGCCATTTGCAAATCCATCCTTGGCAGATAAGGCCCTTTTTGGAGGGGTTATCGATGGCAGAAATATTTGGCGCGGCGATCTAGCAGCGGCGTATTACAAGCTTGAGAGATTGCGTGAACTCAGTGGCAATGTTGTTGCTTCAACATCAGCTTCACTTTTCCACTTACCTCTCTCCCTTGACACTGAAGACCTTGGCGATCACCTAAAGGAATGGCTTGCCTTTGCAGATGAAAAAGTCAGACAGGTTATGATCCTTGCAAGAGGTCTGGAGTATGGGGTGGGGTGCATATATGAACATCTCGATTCTGCAGCAAATTCACTATCCGACAGAATGACTACCCCCGGCGTGCGTGTCGAAGAAGTGAGACAAGCGTTGCAGGACCTCGGTGAGTCTGACTTTTGCCGCCCCCCGCGTGAACAGCAACAGGGCTGCAATCATGCGAGTCTGCCAATTCTTCCAATGGTAGGTATCGGTGAATTTTCCGATGGCACACCTTTTGTTAACAACGATGGTATACCAAATAACAACCCCCAGGCAGCAATCAGTTTCCAGGAAGATCTAGATATTCTGGCCGTTCAAAGGCTGGGAGATATTGATCCTATACAACGTTTCGCCTCTCGTATGCATGGATTTGCGATAACGCATAATGGATGGGTTCAGAGCATAGGGCCACACAGTGTCTGTCCGCCTATTCTATGGGGTGACGTCTCTCGCATAACCCCCATGTCGTCATGGATAGAATACACTCAAACCCTTACCGAGAAGTCTGTAAAACCGGTTTTACCGGGACCATTAACCCTTTTAATGTCATGTTTTGTACGCGAGGATCAGCCGTTTCAGGAAACAGCCCAGCAAATAGCCATTGCCATACGTGATGATATAGCCGATTTACAACGCTCCGGAATAAGAGCTATTCAGATTGATGAACCCGCCTTGGAAGAGTTTTTATCAATATATGACAATGCACGCTACTGTGCGCCGCAGGTATTTAGACTGGCCACATCAAGCGCTAAACCTGAGGTCCAGATACACCTCCACCTGCGCCCTCCAAATCTTGTTGAAACAATTGACATAATAAATGACCTTGATGTGGATGTAATTAGTGCCGAGATTGTGCCGTACACTTTCGGTTTACCCGCCCAGAAATGCCTGATGGAAATAAGACGTCGAATTCCTCTTTGCTTGTATTTCCATGATGCGAATTTTTCCAGAATGCCCAGCGTTGATGAGTGTCGATACTTGATTGATACGCTTGTAAGAGATGTGGATGGCGCCACACTTGCCAAGCAGTTTGATGACATGCACATTGCTGGCTTTACCGCAGGGTGTGCATTCACGGCCATTAATCCACGGGATATCTGCGTGCCCAGGGCGGATGATGCTGGAATCCCGTCGCTTGGATCCGGCGCAGATCATGCACTAGAGCGTCAAAAGGCTACTTACATACCTGGCGGTATACATAACCTCTGGATAGGTCTTATATACTCACATTCGGGCTATAACGCATTTGTTTATGACAGCGCTTATATGAGGGACATATATATCGGGAATGAACTCCAATTCGTGAAGAATATGACACAGGCAGTCTTACTACTTAGGAAGGAGTTTACATCACCCCAAAAGGCCCTATCTGCTTGA
- the infC gene encoding translation initiation factor IF-3, producing MGESITAPEVRLINSDGGPLGVVSRSVALRLAGEVGLDLVEVSPFSKPPVVKIMDYGKFRYEASQKAKEARRRQSGVSVKEVRFRLKICDNDYDVKLRKAISFLQAGDKVKVMILFRGREQSRPELGVKLLKKFADDISEFGSADSLSRTDGRGMAIMVSPIKSKTIVREKSSHAQKGDKQP from the coding sequence GTGGGCGAAAGTATTACCGCACCAGAAGTGCGGCTTATAAATAGCGATGGTGGTCCGTTGGGTGTTGTGTCCCGTTCGGTTGCGCTTAGGCTGGCAGGTGAGGTTGGGTTGGACCTTGTTGAGGTTTCCCCATTTTCCAAGCCGCCAGTTGTAAAAATAATGGATTATGGGAAGTTTAGGTATGAGGCCTCCCAAAAAGCGAAGGAAGCTCGTCGCAGACAGAGTGGCGTTTCGGTCAAAGAGGTGCGCTTCCGTCTCAAGATATGCGATAACGACTATGATGTCAAGCTTCGCAAGGCCATTTCTTTTCTCCAAGCCGGCGATAAGGTAAAGGTTATGATACTTTTCCGGGGTCGTGAACAGTCTAGGCCGGAGCTTGGGGTGAAGCTTTTGAAGAAATTTGCTGATGATATTTCCGAGTTCGGGTCTGCCGATTCGCTTTCCAGAACCGACGGGCGCGGGATGGCTATCATGGTAAGCCCTATAAAAAGCAAGACAATTGTTCGGGAAAAATCTTCGCATGCGCAAAAGGGTGACAAACAGCCGTGA
- the rpmI gene encoding 50S ribosomal protein L35: MPKQKTHSGAKKRFKLTGSGSVSRARAGMRHNFEHRSSRVTRRLTGRQFVSDADSKLARKLLGK, encoded by the coding sequence GTGCCAAAACAGAAGACCCATTCGGGTGCTAAGAAGCGCTTTAAACTCACAGGCTCGGGGTCGGTTTCTCGTGCACGCGCCGGTATGAGGCATAATTTTGAGCATCGTTCCAGCAGGGTGACCCGCAGGTTAACTGGAAGGCAGTTCGTGTCTGATGCCGACTCCAAATTGGCCCGCAAATTGCTGGGAAAATAG
- the rplT gene encoding 50S ribosomal protein L20, which yields MVRVARSVNARKKRRSILAAAKGYRGQRSRLYRKAKEQVLRSLVYAYRDRRKRKSNFRKLWIIRINAAARMEGVTYNRFLQGLKLANIELDRRSLAHLAVHNPDTFSALVGVAKDSLKNAPDPVAAARLRGTSSRT from the coding sequence ATGGTACGGGTTGCCCGTTCGGTGAATGCTCGCAAGAAGAGGCGTTCCATCCTTGCCGCTGCAAAGGGTTATCGGGGACAGCGTTCGAGGCTGTACAGGAAGGCTAAGGAGCAGGTTTTGCGCTCCTTGGTATACGCCTACCGTGATCGCAGAAAGAGGAAGTCGAATTTCCGCAAGCTATGGATTATTCGGATAAATGCTGCAGCAAGAATGGAAGGTGTGACATACAACAGGTTTTTACAGGGCCTGAAGCTTGCAAATATTGAACTTGATAGGCGTTCTCTGGCTCACCTTGCTGTGCACAACCCGGATACTTTTTCTGCTCTGGTGGGGGTTGCAAAAGATAGTTTGAAGAATGCCCCTGATCCGGTTGCTGCGGCGCGTCTTCGTGGCACATCTAGTCGTACTTAA